GTCGTCCCGGGTGGTCGAGCCCGCCAAGTCCTCCCGGGTGGTCGAGCCCGTCGAAACCTCCCCGGTGGTTGAGCCTGTCGAAACCACGTCGTCCCGGGTGGTCGAGCCTGTCGAAACCTCCCCGGTGGTTGAGCCTGTCGAAACCACCCCCGGCGACGGCCTGCGATGACCGTCTGGGACGAGGTCGTCGGCCAGGAGGCCGCCGTCGAGGTGCTGCAGCGTGCCGTCACCGACACCCGCTCGATGACCCACGCCTGGCTGCTCACCGGCCCGCCCGGCAGCGGCCGCTCCGTCGCGGCGCGCGCCTTCGCGGCCGCCCTCCAGTGCCAGGCGGGCGGCTGCGGCGAGTGCCACCAGTGCACGACGACGCTGGCCGGCACCCACCCGGACCTCACGGTCGTGGCCACCGATCAGGTGACCATCCGCATCGAGGAGGTGCGCGGGCTCATCGGCACCGCCGCGCGCACCCCGTCGCTGGGCCGGTTCCGCGTCATCGTCGTCGAGGACGCCGACCGCATGATCGAGCGCACCACGAACGTGCTGCTCAAGGCCATCGAGGAGCCGCCGCCCCACACGGTGTGGGTGCTGTGCGCCCCCAGCGTCCAGGACGTCCTGCCCACGATCCGCTCCCGCTGCCGGGCGGTGCCGCTGCGCGTCCCGCCGCCCGAGTCCGTGGCCGAGCTGGTGGTGCGACGCGACGGCGCCGACCCGCACGTCGCGCTCGCCGCGGCCCGCGCGGCACAGTCGCACGTCGGCCTCGCGCGGCGGCTCGCCCGGGACCCGGAGGCCCGACGGCGTCGTTCGGCCGTGCTCGACGTCGCCCGCAGGATCCGCGGCGTCGGGGACGCGGTGCTCGCCGCGGGGGAGCTGGTCGACGTCGCGAAGGCCGAGGCGGCGTCGTCGACCACCGAGCGTGACGCCGCCGAGCGCGCGGAGCTGCTGCGCGCGTTGGGTGCGACGGACGGCCAGACCCTGCCGCCCCGCCTGCGCAGCCAGGTCAAGCAGCTCGAGGACGACCAGAAGCGGCGGGCCACCCGCCGGCAGCGCGACGTGCTCGACCGGTCGATGGTCGACCTGCTGTCGCTGTACCGCGACGTGCTCGTCGTCCAGCTCGGCGCCGACGTCGACCTCGTCAACGGGCTGGACGACGCCGACCTCGCCGTCGTGCGGGCGCTCGCGGCTGACTCCACCCCGGAGCAGACCGTGCGGCGGATGGACGCCATCGGCGTCGCACGCGAACGGCTCCAGGGAAACGTGGCCCCGCTGCTCGCACTCGAGGCGATGACGATCGCGCTACGCCCCCAGGGCTGACAACCACCGCGCCCCCAGGTGGTCGAGCCTGTCGAAACCACCCCGTCGCCCGTCGCTCGCCGGTGGTTGAGCCTGTCGAAACCACCCCGTCGCCCGTCGTCGTCGGCCGTGGTGCACACGGTGACGGACACATACCGGAGCCCTCGGACGCGCCCGGTAGGTTGACCGGGTGAAGTTCCCCGCACCCCTCGCCCGCACGCTCGGCTCGGCTGCGATCGTCGTCGCGTTGGCGTTCTCGGCCGGGTGCACGGCCACGGATCCCGGTAACGGCCCGACGACGTCGTCACCGTCGTCGGACGCCCCGAAGCCGACGACGTCGACGACGCCGGCGGCGACGGCCGGGGCGCCGGAGGGGTTCGAAGACCTCTACGCCCAGGCGGTCGAGTGGGAGGACTGCGACGGCGGCTTCGAGTGCGCGACCGTGGAAGCCCCGCTGTCCTGGCAGTACCCCACCGCGGGCACGATCGACCTCGCGGTCAAGCGGCACCCGGCGACCGGGAACAAGCAGGGCTCGCTGCTGGTGAACCCTGGGGGCCCGGGCGGCTCGGGGGTCGACTACGTGACGTTCGCGTGGTCGACGTTCGGCGAGCCGCTGCGCGACGCCTTCGACGTCGTCGGCTTCGACCCCCGCGGCGTCGGCGCCTCGACGCCCGTCCGGTGCTTCGACGACGCCCGCAAGGACAAGTCGCTCGCGATGGACTTCGACCTCGACGACGACGCAGGCCTGGCGGCGATGGCGGCGGAGCACGCGGCGTGGGGTGCGGCGTGCGCGGAGAGCACGGGCGACCTGCTCGGCACCGTGGACACGCAGTCCGCGGCGCGCGACATGGACCTGCTGCGCGCGGTGCTCGGCGACGAGGCGCTCCACTACCTGGGCTTCTCCTACGGCACGCAGCTCGGCGCCACGTATGCGGGCCTGTTCCCGGAGCGGGTGGGCGCGATGGTGCTCGACGGCGCGATCGACGTCACGCTCGACGCCGATGCGGTCTCGGCCGGGCAGGCTGCGGGGTTCGAGCTGGCGCTGCGCAACTACGTCACGGACTGCCAGGGCGGTGCCGGCTGCCCGCTGACGGGCGACGTCGAGAACGGGCTGCGCACCGTGCGCCAGGTGCTCGACCGCGCGCTGACCGACCCCTACCCGACGAGCAGCAACCGTCGGGTGACCCGCAACCTGGCGTTCTACGGCGTCGCGGTGACGCTGTACGACCAGGGCTCGTGGCCGGCGCTCACGCAGGCGCTGGAGGAGGTGCTGACCAGCGGGACGGGCGACACGCTGCTGTACCTCGCGGACTTCTACAACGACCGCGACCCCGACGGGACGTTCGCCAACAACTCCGCGGAGGCGTTCCGCGCGGTGGGCTGCCTCGACTCGCGGGGCACCACCGACGTCGCCGAGATGCGCGCTCAGGTCGCCGAGATCGAGAAGGTCGCCCCGACGGTGGGCACGTTCTTCGGGTTCTCGGGCCTGGTGTGCTCCGACTGGCCCGTTCCGCCCGTGGCGCAGGAGTTCGACCTGCACGCCGTCGGCGCACCGCCCATCGTCGTCATCGGCACCACGAACGACCCCGCGACGCCGTACGCGTGGGCGCAGGCGCTGGCGGACACCTTCGACTCGGGTGTGCTGGTGACGTACGACGGTGAGGGCCACACCGCCTACGCCCGCTCGAACGACTGCATCCTGGACGCCGTCGACGACTTCCTCGTGGACGGGGTGGTGCCGGCGGACGGCCTGCGCTGCTGACCCGCCCGCGACGTCACGCGGGAACGCGGAAGGCCCCGGTCTTGGGACCGGGGCCTTTCGTCTGAGCCGCCTGGGAGAATCGAACTCCCGACCTAGTAATTACGAGTTACTCGCTCTGCCGACTGAGCTAAGGCGGCGTGCTGGACCGTGGCCGTGCAGCCCGGGCAGCGACGTACAGGCTACCTGACCCGCGGACGTGCTCCAAAACCGGTTGCCGGCCCGCGAACCCCGGCCCGCCCCAGAGCCGGTGTGCGCGTCAGCGCCCCCGGAACGCCGCGAGCTCGCGCGACAGGCGGCGCCAGTCGCGCAGGGAGGTGACCAGGAAGACCACGTCGCCGACGATGACGACCGCCGCGAGGGCCTTGATCGCGACGATCGCCGTCGCCAGCAGGCCGTGGGTGTCGCCGAGCGGGAACACGGTGGTCGCCGACCACACGAACATGACGGTCATGACGACGAGCAGGACGCTCGCCGCCGTCGCCACGGTTCGCGCGAAGTCGATCCGCTCCCGGTACGACTCGACCGTCGTCGCGACCGGTCCCTGGTAGAAGATCCGCTGCAGCATGTCCGCCTCCTGAGGTGGTGCGTGTTGCTCCACCTCACCGCGTGCCGACGACGGCGAGAAGCCGTTGGCCGCAAACCATCGCTTCGGGCGCCCGTCGTCGTACCCCCGGCCCCACCAGGCGCAGCGGACGGCACGCGCGACCTCTGGCGGCGGGCCCCGCACTACCCTCGTGACCATGGCTCGGATCTTTCGGCGCAGGCCCGCGACGTACGTGCTCGGGGAACGGGTGAAGGACTACCCGGCGTACGCGCCGGAGTCCCAGCGGGGGCGGGTGCTGCGCATCACCGAGATCGGCGAGCCGGTGCTGCACACGCCGGCCCGCCCGGTCACGGAGCTCGGCACCCCGGAGCTGGCCCGGCTGATCGACGACATGTTCACCACGATGGACGTCGCCGAGGGCGTGGGGCTGGCGGCACCTCAGGTCGGCGTCGACCTGCGGGTGTTCGTCTACGACCTCACCGACGACGCCGGGGACCGGCACGTGGGCGCCGTCGTCAACCCGGAGCTCGAGCTGGACCTCGACGCCGACCCGGAGGTCGAGGACGAGGGCTGCCTGTCGGTGCCCGGCGCGTACGCGCCGCTGGAGCGGCCGGGCGGGGCGACGATCCGCGGCGTCGACCAGCTCGGTGGGCCGGTGCAGCTCGAGGCGACCGGGTACCTGGCCCGCTGCTTCATCCACGAGGCGCAGCACCTCGACGGCACGCTCTACTGGGACCACCTGACTCCCGAGCAGCAGGCGGACGCGCTGCGTCAGCGTGACGAGAAGCGCGCGGAGGTGCTCGCCCAGCGCCGCGAGATCGCGATCGAGCTGGAGAAGCGTCCGGCCGAGTACCCGGAGGCGCCGGCGGGCGGCAGGTAGGCCCTACCGGTCGGCGAGCCAGGCTGCGACCGCCGCGGCCACGTCGTCGTCGCGGCCGCGCAGGTCGTGCGCGCCCGGGAGGGTGACCGTGGTGACCGGCCCGGGGATCGCGGCCGCGTGCGCCGCGAGCTCGTCGGGGGTGCCGAACGGGTCCCGGTCGCCCGAGACGAACAGCACCGGCACGTCCAGCGCGGGGAGGTGCTCGACGCGCAGCTTCTCGGGTCTGCCCGGCGGATGGAGCGGGTAGCTGAGCAGCACCAGTCCCGCCGCGGGCAGGCCGTCCGCCACCGCCATCGAGCACATGCGCCCGCCGTAGGAGCGCCCGCCCAGCACCAGGTCCGACGGCGCAGCACCGAGCTGGGCCGCCCACAGTTCGGCGGCGTCGCGGACGTGGGCGACGGCGACGGGCGCGCGGTCGGGCATGCGCTTGCCCGCCGCTCGATACGGAAAGTCGAGGCGCAGCACCGGCAGCGGGGACACCGCGCTCTCCACCGCGACGAGCGTGTGGTGGTCGCAGGACGCGCCGGCGCCCGGCGTGAGGATCAGGCCGGCGGGGATGGTCATGGGACCAGTCTCCGCCGTGCGGCGGCTGTCGGTGGCGTCTGCCAGGGTGGCGGCCATGGACGTCATGGGCGAGGACTGGTGGGCTCGCGACCTCAGTGACCAGCAGTTCGACGGCGCTCGGTTCGTCGACGCGGACCTCTCCGAGGCGACCGCCACGGGGGCGACGTTCACCGACTGCACCTTCCGCGGCGTGCGGTTCAACGCCTCGCACTGGACCGACACGGCCTTCACCGGCTGCACGTTCCACCGGTGCACGTTCTTCGACGCCCGCTTCGAGCGCTGCAAGCTGGTCGGGTCGAGCTTCGACGACTGCACGTTCGACGTGCTGCACGTCGACGGCGGGAACTGGTCGTTCGTGTCCCTGCGCCGGGCCCCGCTGGAACGGGTCGAGATCGTGGGCGCCCGGTTCCGTGAGGCCGACCTGGTGGGCGTCAAGGCGGCCCATGCGGTGCTGCGCGGCTGCGACTTCTCCGGCGCCGAGCTGCTCGACGCCGACCTCACCGGGGCCGACCTCACGGGCAGCGACCTGTCGGCCCTCGACCCCCGCCACGCGCGCCTCGACGGCGCGATCATCGACACCACCCAGGCGGTCGCCCTGGCCGAGTCGCTGGGCCTGGTGGTCCACCCCTGAGCGGTGCACCGCCGTCGGGCGCTGGGGTCAGCGGACGACGGTGACCGGGCAGGAGGCGTACTCCAGGACCTGGCGGCTCACCGAGCCGAGCAGCAGGCGGTCGAATCCGCCGAGACCGCGGGCTCCGACCACGATCCGTTCGGCCTCCGTCGACGCCTCGATCAGCGCGGACGCCGCGGAGCGGTGCACCACGCTGCGCACGAGCTGCTCCGGCGGCAGGGTGACGCCGGCGGCCTCGATCGCCGCGTCGAGCCGCTCGGCGGCGAACGCCTCGTAGTCGTCGATGGGCGGAGCCCAGCCCCACGATCCCGGCAGCGGGGCCAGCGTGGTGATCTGCCACGCGAACAGCGCCTCCAGCACGGCGCCGGTCCGCTGGGCCACCTCCGCGGCGTGCTGCAGCGCCAGCATCGA
The Xylanimonas cellulosilytica DSM 15894 DNA segment above includes these coding regions:
- the def gene encoding peptide deformylase produces the protein MARIFRRRPATYVLGERVKDYPAYAPESQRGRVLRITEIGEPVLHTPARPVTELGTPELARLIDDMFTTMDVAEGVGLAAPQVGVDLRVFVYDLTDDAGDRHVGAVVNPELELDLDADPEVEDEGCLSVPGAYAPLERPGGATIRGVDQLGGPVQLEATGYLARCFIHEAQHLDGTLYWDHLTPEQQADALRQRDEKRAEVLAQRREIAIELEKRPAEYPEAPAGGR
- a CDS encoding pentapeptide repeat-containing protein is translated as MDVMGEDWWARDLSDQQFDGARFVDADLSEATATGATFTDCTFRGVRFNASHWTDTAFTGCTFHRCTFFDARFERCKLVGSSFDDCTFDVLHVDGGNWSFVSLRRAPLERVEIVGARFREADLVGVKAAHAVLRGCDFSGAELLDADLTGADLTGSDLSALDPRHARLDGAIIDTTQAVALAESLGLVVHP
- a CDS encoding DNA polymerase III subunit delta' — its product is MTVWDEVVGQEAAVEVLQRAVTDTRSMTHAWLLTGPPGSGRSVAARAFAAALQCQAGGCGECHQCTTTLAGTHPDLTVVATDQVTIRIEEVRGLIGTAARTPSLGRFRVIVVEDADRMIERTTNVLLKAIEEPPPHTVWVLCAPSVQDVLPTIRSRCRAVPLRVPPPESVAELVVRRDGADPHVALAAARAAQSHVGLARRLARDPEARRRRSAVLDVARRIRGVGDAVLAAGELVDVAKAEAASSTTERDAAERAELLRALGATDGQTLPPRLRSQVKQLEDDQKRRATRRQRDVLDRSMVDLLSLYRDVLVVQLGADVDLVNGLDDADLAVVRALAADSTPEQTVRRMDAIGVARERLQGNVAPLLALEAMTIALRPQG
- a CDS encoding alpha/beta family hydrolase, producing MTIPAGLILTPGAGASCDHHTLVAVESAVSPLPVLRLDFPYRAAGKRMPDRAPVAVAHVRDAAELWAAQLGAAPSDLVLGGRSYGGRMCSMAVADGLPAAGLVLLSYPLHPPGRPEKLRVEHLPALDVPVLFVSGDRDPFGTPDELAAHAAAIPGPVTTVTLPGAHDLRGRDDDVAAAVAAWLADR
- a CDS encoding alpha/beta hydrolase: MKFPAPLARTLGSAAIVVALAFSAGCTATDPGNGPTTSSPSSDAPKPTTSTTPAATAGAPEGFEDLYAQAVEWEDCDGGFECATVEAPLSWQYPTAGTIDLAVKRHPATGNKQGSLLVNPGGPGGSGVDYVTFAWSTFGEPLRDAFDVVGFDPRGVGASTPVRCFDDARKDKSLAMDFDLDDDAGLAAMAAEHAAWGAACAESTGDLLGTVDTQSAARDMDLLRAVLGDEALHYLGFSYGTQLGATYAGLFPERVGAMVLDGAIDVTLDADAVSAGQAAGFELALRNYVTDCQGGAGCPLTGDVENGLRTVRQVLDRALTDPYPTSSNRRVTRNLAFYGVAVTLYDQGSWPALTQALEEVLTSGTGDTLLYLADFYNDRDPDGTFANNSAEAFRAVGCLDSRGTTDVAEMRAQVAEIEKVAPTVGTFFGFSGLVCSDWPVPPVAQEFDLHAVGAPPIVVIGTTNDPATPYAWAQALADTFDSGVLVTYDGEGHTAYARSNDCILDAVDDFLVDGVVPADGLRC